The following nucleotide sequence is from Candidatus Paceibacterota bacterium.
TCATCCTGGAGCAGAACCCAGAATAGATCTTGTTCCGTAGATGTTGCTAAAAAGGAGCCATTGGTCGTAGAATAGAGAAATGGCTTACCTTTGGGAAGTTTTAATTCATCAACCGTTATATAACGGCCTTGTTTTTTTAATCAACAGTATTCCCGGTGGAAATGTTGCGGTTGCAATCATCCTGTTAACGTTGCTTGTTAAGCTCGTTCTCTTCCCTTTAACAAAGAAATCTATCAGAACACAGGTTTTAATGAGAAAATTAGAACCAGAACTCGCTTTAATAAAAGAAAAAGGGAAAAGTAAAGAGGAACAAGCGCGCCAAACGATGGAGCTTTATAAAAAGCACAATGTTAATCCATTTTCCAGCTGTTTGATTGCGATTATTCAGGTTTTTATAGCAATCGGACTTTATAATGTTTTGGCGACAGGAATAGTCTTAGATGAAGACTCCCTTTATTCATTCGTTGTTTTTCCTCAGATAGTTAATTCTTTGTTTTTGGGAATAATTGATACACATACACCAAGCTACCTTTTAGCCTTTCTTGCAGCAGTCTCACAATATTTTCTAGCCGCACTTTTACCAGCCCCACATAAAAAGGAAGGAAAAGAAGCCCCCACTTTTCAGGAGGATTTGGCTAGAAATATGCATATGCAAATGAAATACGTTTTACCAGTTGTTATTCTTGTTATCGCAACAAGATTTCCAGCAGCAGTTGCTCTTTATTGGGTTGTAAGCAACCTCTTTTCTATTGGACAAGAAATTGTTATAAGAAAAGGAATGGAAAAGTACGATGTGAAAAATCCACAAATTTCAGCATAAAATGAATACAGAAGAAATAAAAAAAATAATAGAGGAAACCCTTAAAAAACTCACGACTACTTTTGAGGAAGTTGAAATAAAAAAGGAAGATGATGGTTCTTATATTTTTTCAATTAAAACAAATGATGTTGATTTTCTTGTTGGTAAAGATGGTACTTCCCTCCTCTCTTTAAATCACCTCATCAAAAGAATGGTTGACCAAAGTTTAAGTAAGACAAAATCAGACGAACAACTCTCTTTTATTGTTGATGTAAACGGATACCAACAAAGAAAAATTGATGATTTAAAAAATAAAGCAAAAATGATGGTGGAAAGAGCGCGCTTTTTTAAATCAAGTGTTGAGCTTGAGCCAATGTCGTCTTATGAACGAATGGTTGTTCATACCTTTCTAAAAACGTTACCAGATATCAAAACAGAATCTATTGGTGTTGGTAGTGAACGAAGAGTTGTTGTTAAATACACAGAACCATCCAGTCTCGCCTCTCTTTAATAAATACTAGAGAGACAAAAGCCAAAGAGAGTTATCTGTTTTGTTTATAAAAACAAATTTATCCCCATTTTGATTTATTTGTGGTGAGGTAACATCTATTTGTTCTCTTGAAATTTCTCGCAGGTTTGCTAGTTGGTCTGTTGCACCAGACTCAGTATCAATTTTCCAAACGGTATCAGAAAAACTGATCAATCCTTGGTACCACGAATCAGGGTAGCCACCAGGTACTCTTGGTGTAGTTTCTGGAACAGCACAATAAGTGCTTATGTTATTTGAAGACCAAACACATTTTTCAGAGAGGGTTGCTAAGCCAAGAGAATAGGTAGTTTTTGTTTTTTTGTTAAAAACAGATAAAGATAACCCACCTTCGTTATTTTCTGAAAAAACAGCACGATTTCCATCCGGGGAAAGTAAGGTGGTGAGCCCGTATTTTTTACCAATAACTTTTATTAAAGCAGGGTTTTTTACTGTAATAGAGTAATTGAAACCAAAGACAGAAGAAGAAGGTTTTGTGTTAAGGAAAATAACATCACCTTCTACCCATTGAGGAAGCCACTCTGTGAAAGTAGACTGAAAGATTTGTGACTTTTTTGACCCATCAAAGAAAGAGATGCTTCCAACAGAAGAGTTACCATAATTGATTAATGTAAATATTTTTAATTTATCTGGAGAAACAGCTATTTGGTTTATGTTTTCATCGATAAAAGAGCCAACAAGAATACCCTCATCAGAAGTTGTTGCGCTTGTTTGTATTTTTGCTGAATATGTTTGAATAATATTATCTTCTTCTTTTAGATAGCGGAGTAAAACACTTTCTCCTTTGTCGGAAAAAATAGCCTCGTGTATTTTTGGAATAGTTGTATTGGTTAAACGCTTACTTTCGAGGGAGGAAGTGTTTATTTCTTGAACGTGACCGTTCTCTTTTTCTACATAACGGACAATTGTTGAACTTGCTCTCTCAAAGACAATAAAACCAGCAGTCGGACGAGGCGATAATTTTAAAAGTTTCTGTTTTTTTAATTGATTAGTATTTGCCTCTCCTGTTTGTGTCCCCTCTCCATTGTTTGATACACCATCATTTGTACCACTACCTTTTTCTCTATTATCAAAAATACCAAACGGAGAAAAACTAGAACCATTATCGCTTGTACCCAAAATGTTTGAACCACTTCTATTCAAGAAGAACCAACCTGTGCCAGCAAAGGCAACTAAAACAAGAGAAAGGATGATTGCTAGTGTGGTTTTTGTGGACATGTGTTTATTTATGGTGTTGTTACGTGCCAGTGCTCAGAGTTTTCGTTGTAAAAACGAGCACCACCAAAAATACAGGTTTGACCAATTGACGAACAATTATTTGGGTTTGTTCTTGTTCCGCTCGCTAGGCCAGTTTTAATTATATACTCAGTTATTTTCGGACCAGAGCTATTTTTACCAATATCGACTATCGGGCGGTTTTCCGCGTGTGTTGCATGTCTCCAAAACTCTGTTCCACCACTTACAACAACAACACAATCAGAACCACAAGCTTTTTTAAGTGTTCCTAAAAAAGCAATTGTGGAATCAGGGAGCAGTCCGACATTTGTACAGCTTTTTTGGCCATAAACAGTACAAGGGCTCGCATTTATTCCAACGTTAAGAGTTTTTAATCTATCTCTAACTCTTTGTTCGTCTTTTAGGATTGCGGCGATTCTATCTTTGATTGCTTGTGTAACTGTTGGGTCGCCTCCTATGACACCGGTAGTACTACGAGTGCCAGCA
It contains:
- a CDS encoding YidC/Oxa1 family membrane protein insertase, with protein sequence MAYLWEVLIHQPLYNGLVFLINSIPGGNVAVAIILLTLLVKLVLFPLTKKSIRTQVLMRKLEPELALIKEKGKSKEEQARQTMELYKKHNVNPFSSCLIAIIQVFIAIGLYNVLATGIVLDEDSLYSFVVFPQIVNSLFLGIIDTHTPSYLLAFLAAVSQYFLAALLPAPHKKEGKEAPTFQEDLARNMHMQMKYVLPVVILVIATRFPAAVALYWVVSNLFSIGQEIVIRKGMEKYDVKNPQISA
- a CDS encoding R3H domain-containing nucleic acid-binding protein, which encodes MNTEEIKKIIEETLKKLTTTFEEVEIKKEDDGSYIFSIKTNDVDFLVGKDGTSLLSLNHLIKRMVDQSLSKTKSDEQLSFIVDVNGYQQRKIDDLKNKAKMMVERARFFKSSVELEPMSSYERMVVHTFLKTLPDIKTESIGVGSERRVVVKYTEPSSLASL
- a CDS encoding pilin encodes the protein MKKFFLLLSILPFFIFCGVASAQEYTLLEPGVYNDQFAVINSETSFSDYLNLIFKIGIGIAAGLAVIQIVIGGIQYMASESPFKIGDAKSKIEGAILGLILALGIYIFLYTINPDLVSLNLNIAKTAPSMTGTTPSVSSGAGTRSTTGVIGGDPTVTQAIKDRIAAILKDEQRVRDRLKTLNVGINASPCTVYGQKSCTNVGLLPDSTIAFLGTLKKACGSDCVVVVSGGTEFWRHATHAENRPIVDIGKNSSGPKITEYIIKTGLASGTRTNPNNCSSIGQTCIFGGARFYNENSEHWHVTTP